One genomic segment of uncultured Desulfobacter sp. includes these proteins:
- the argB gene encoding acetylglutamate kinase, producing MKNTVADILIEALPYIRKFSGKTVVIKYGGHAMVDENLKTNFSKDISLLKTIGVNPVVVHGGGPQINEVLKTMGITSTFIKGMRYTDDATMDVVEMVLGGKVNKDVVSRINLEGGRAVGLSGKDAGLILAEKMTIYHQEDASKPPEIIDPGMVGDVSRINPEIIHTLSAQGFIPIIAPVGMGSKGETYNINADVVAARIASALNAERLILVTDVDGVLDSDKALFSSLNEPQAREMIRDNRISGGMIPKVECGLSALNAGVKKVHIINGKIAHAVLLELFTDSGIGTQLFAGDI from the coding sequence ATGAAAAATACTGTTGCAGACATATTGATAGAGGCCTTGCCGTATATCCGGAAGTTTTCCGGAAAAACCGTGGTGATCAAGTATGGCGGACACGCCATGGTGGATGAGAATCTGAAAACCAATTTTTCCAAGGACATCAGCCTGCTTAAAACCATCGGGGTTAATCCGGTGGTGGTCCATGGCGGCGGTCCCCAGATTAATGAGGTGCTCAAAACCATGGGGATTACCTCCACCTTTATCAAGGGCATGCGGTACACGGACGATGCCACCATGGATGTGGTGGAAATGGTGTTAGGCGGCAAAGTGAACAAGGATGTGGTATCCCGGATCAATCTGGAAGGCGGAAGAGCCGTGGGTCTTTCGGGCAAGGATGCCGGATTGATTCTGGCCGAAAAAATGACCATTTACCACCAGGAAGATGCGAGTAAGCCGCCTGAGATCATTGATCCGGGCATGGTGGGGGATGTGTCCCGTATAAATCCTGAAATCATTCATACGCTCAGCGCCCAGGGCTTTATCCCCATTATTGCGCCGGTGGGGATGGGCAGCAAAGGCGAGACCTATAATATTAATGCGGATGTGGTAGCGGCAAGGATTGCCAGTGCCCTGAATGCCGAGCGCCTTATTCTTGTCACGGATGTGGACGGGGTGCTGGACAGTGACAAGGCACTTTTCTCATCCCTGAATGAACCCCAGGCCCGGGAAATGATTCGGGATAACCGGATTTCAGGGGGTATGATTCCAAAGGTGGAATGCGGACTTTCCGCCTTGAACGCCGGCGTTAAAAAAGTCCATATCATTAACGGAAAAATTGCCCATGCTGTTCTGCTGGAACTGTTTACGGACTCTGGTATCGGCACACAGTTATTTGCGGGTGACATTTAA
- a CDS encoding aspartate aminotransferase family protein: MSIELTQDHVFQTYSRQGRPFVKGRGTKLYDDQGNEYTDFLAGIAVCSMGHCHPDITAAICAQAGALVHVSNLFYTRPQAELAKVLTEKSFADRVFFANSGAEANEAAIKLARRFFQAKGETDRFKIVTMEQSFHGRTMATLSATGQDKIKKGFYPLLDGFVHVPFNDIEALKAVLDDTVCAVMMEPVQGEGGVIPADPEYIKAVRQLCTDTGTLLIFDEIQTGMGRCGTLFAHESYDVTPDIMTLAKALANGVPIGAMLATETAAQGFDIGSHATTFGGTPIATAAGLEMVRLISEQGFLASVREKSAYFMAQLNVLKEKHQKVVDVRGRGLLLGMELDISKGKTATEYVSECFKKGFIINAIQDKILRFAPPLIIGTAEINQLVAVLDSLLAGEDH, encoded by the coding sequence ATGAGCATTGAACTTACCCAGGATCATGTGTTTCAGACCTATTCTCGCCAGGGTCGGCCCTTTGTTAAAGGACGGGGTACCAAACTTTATGACGATCAGGGCAATGAATATACCGACTTTCTGGCCGGCATTGCCGTATGCAGCATGGGACATTGCCACCCGGATATCACCGCCGCCATTTGTGCCCAGGCAGGCGCGTTGGTGCATGTGTCCAATCTGTTCTATACAAGACCCCAGGCCGAACTTGCAAAGGTTCTGACAGAAAAGTCCTTTGCAGACCGCGTATTTTTTGCCAATTCAGGAGCCGAGGCCAACGAGGCTGCCATCAAGCTTGCCCGGCGGTTTTTCCAGGCAAAGGGGGAGACCGACAGGTTCAAGATTGTGACCATGGAGCAAAGCTTTCACGGACGGACCATGGCCACGTTGTCCGCCACGGGCCAGGACAAAATCAAAAAGGGCTTTTATCCTCTGCTGGATGGATTTGTCCATGTGCCCTTTAATGATATTGAAGCACTGAAAGCTGTTTTGGATGATACGGTGTGCGCGGTGATGATGGAGCCTGTGCAGGGGGAGGGCGGGGTTATCCCTGCCGATCCCGAATATATCAAGGCCGTAAGGCAGCTTTGCACGGATACCGGTACCCTGCTGATTTTTGATGAAATCCAAACCGGCATGGGCCGTTGCGGTACATTATTCGCCCATGAATCCTATGATGTGACACCTGACATTATGACCCTTGCCAAGGCGCTGGCCAATGGGGTTCCCATTGGCGCCATGCTGGCCACCGAAACGGCTGCCCAGGGGTTTGATATTGGCAGTCACGCCACCACTTTTGGCGGTACCCCCATTGCTACAGCCGCAGGCCTTGAGATGGTTCGTTTGATATCTGAACAAGGTTTTCTGGCATCCGTTCGTGAAAAAAGCGCCTATTTTATGGCGCAGCTCAATGTTTTAAAAGAAAAGCATCAGAAAGTGGTCGATGTCAGGGGAAGAGGGCTCCTTCTCGGTATGGAACTTGATATCTCCAAGGGGAAAACAGCCACGGAGTATGTGTCTGAGTGCTTTAAAAAAGGCTTTATTATTAATGCAATTCAAGATAAAATTCTTAGATTTGCACCGCCCTTGATTATAGGGACCGCCGAAATTAATCAGCTGGTTGCCGTACTGGACAGCCTGCTTGCAGGAGAAGATCATTGA
- the argF gene encoding ornithine carbamoyltransferase, which translates to MKKDLLCLLDLEPQDFTTLFERALSLKARHKKGIFDSLLAGKTLGLIFDKKSTRTRIAFETAMIQLGGHSIYMSTQDTQISRNEPAKDTARVLSRYIDCLAMRTFDHALVEEFAQSSTIPVINALTDAFHPCQILSDIMTVIELKGGYENVKIAWVGDGNNVANSWVNAAVVLGLDLIVACPDNHHIKPDIIAASGADTKKNIVFTNDPKEAVKGADVVYTDVWASMGEEDQLEGRLKAFEGFQVNEELLKGAKNDCLVLHCLPAHRGEEISESVFEAQNAAFWDQAENKRHMHKAILERLILG; encoded by the coding sequence TTGAAGAAGGATTTATTGTGTTTACTGGACCTTGAACCCCAGGATTTTACAACCCTGTTTGAAAGGGCCTTAAGTCTGAAGGCGCGTCATAAAAAAGGTATTTTCGATTCCCTTCTGGCCGGCAAAACCCTGGGCCTTATTTTTGATAAGAAATCCACCCGGACCCGCATTGCATTTGAAACTGCCATGATTCAGCTGGGCGGACACTCCATATATATGAGTACCCAGGATACCCAGATTTCCAGAAATGAGCCGGCAAAGGATACGGCCCGGGTGTTATCCCGGTATATTGACTGTTTGGCCATGAGAACCTTTGACCATGCTTTGGTGGAAGAATTTGCCCAAAGTTCTACGATTCCGGTGATCAACGCCCTGACGGACGCTTTTCATCCCTGCCAGATTTTAAGTGACATCATGACTGTAATTGAACTTAAAGGCGGATATGAGAATGTCAAGATCGCCTGGGTGGGGGACGGTAATAACGTGGCTAATTCATGGGTCAATGCTGCGGTCGTGTTGGGATTGGACCTGATCGTTGCCTGTCCGGACAACCACCATATCAAGCCTGACATCATTGCCGCATCCGGGGCAGACACAAAGAAAAATATTGTGTTTACCAATGATCCCAAAGAGGCTGTAAAAGGTGCCGATGTTGTGTATACCGACGTATGGGCCAGTATGGGGGAGGAAGACCAGCTTGAAGGCCGGCTTAAGGCGTTCGAGGGCTTCCAGGTCAATGAGGAATTGCTTAAAGGTGCCAAGAACGATTGTCTGGTGCTTCACTGCCTGCCTGCCCACAGGGGGGAGGAGATTTCCGAATCTGTTTTTGAAGCACAAAATGCGGCGTTTTGGGATCAGGCGGAAAACAAGCGGCATATGCATAAAGCCATTCTGGAGCGCTTGATTTTAGGCTGA
- the argH gene encoding argininosuccinate lyase, giving the protein MSEKLWGGRFVESTDKLMESFNASIDVDKRLYESDIKGSQAHLEMMAKQGIISSEDAETLVKGLDTVKTRIDNNEMAFTDALEDIHMHVEENLGDVCGNVARKLHTGRSRNDQVALDVRIYLKQETLNLIRMLKNFQAALVTLADANKKTVMPGYTHMQRAQPILLAHHILAYYQMFKRDVGRLEDSLERLDVMPLGSAALAGTTYPIDREYTCQVLGFSRVSDNSMDAVSDRDFIMEFISHASICMIHLSRLSEELILWSTSEFAFITISDAFTTGSSIMPQKKNPDACELVRGKTGRVVGNLMAILTTMKSLPMAYNKDMQEDKEPLFDTVDTLKICLEVYTRMFTHIDVHKDRMRTACMTGFLNATDFADYLVNKGIAFRTAHGIAGKAVNFAMGQGKELDDLSLEEMRSFSDLIETDIYDFISLDAMVARRNSHGGTGFDNVSAAVDAAKKELGI; this is encoded by the coding sequence ATGAGTGAAAAACTATGGGGCGGCCGGTTTGTCGAATCCACGGATAAACTGATGGAGTCTTTTAACGCGTCCATAGACGTGGATAAACGCCTCTATGAGAGCGACATAAAAGGCAGCCAGGCCCACCTTGAAATGATGGCCAAACAGGGGATTATCTCATCAGAGGATGCCGAAACCCTGGTTAAGGGCCTGGATACGGTAAAGACCCGGATTGATAACAATGAAATGGCATTCACCGACGCCCTGGAAGACATCCACATGCATGTGGAGGAAAATTTAGGCGATGTCTGTGGCAATGTGGCCAGGAAACTGCATACGGGTAGAAGCCGTAATGACCAGGTAGCGCTGGATGTGCGCATTTATCTTAAGCAAGAGACCTTAAACCTTATCCGGATGCTTAAAAATTTCCAAGCTGCTTTGGTAACCCTTGCTGATGCCAACAAAAAAACAGTGATGCCCGGATATACTCATATGCAACGGGCCCAGCCCATATTGCTTGCCCATCACATTTTGGCATATTATCAGATGTTCAAACGGGATGTGGGTCGTCTGGAAGATTCCCTGGAACGTCTGGATGTGATGCCCCTTGGCTCCGCTGCCCTGGCCGGCACCACCTATCCCATTGATCGGGAATACACCTGCCAGGTATTAGGCTTTTCCCGGGTATCGGACAATTCCATGGACGCTGTGTCTGATCGTGATTTTATCATGGAATTCATTTCCCATGCATCCATCTGCATGATCCATTTGTCCCGGTTGTCCGAGGAACTGATTTTATGGTCCACATCGGAATTTGCCTTTATCACCATTTCAGATGCCTTTACTACAGGTTCTTCCATCATGCCCCAGAAAAAAAATCCGGATGCATGCGAACTTGTCAGGGGGAAAACAGGGCGTGTGGTGGGCAATCTCATGGCCATTTTAACCACTATGAAATCGTTGCCCATGGCCTATAACAAGGACATGCAGGAAGACAAGGAACCATTATTTGATACCGTTGATACTTTAAAAATATGCCTTGAGGTGTATACCCGCATGTTTACTCATATTGATGTCCATAAGGACCGGATGCGCACTGCCTGCATGACAGGGTTTTTAAATGCAACGGATTTTGCCGATTACCTGGTCAATAAGGGCATTGCTTTTCGAACGGCCCATGGTATTGCCGGAAAGGCCGTAAATTTTGCTATGGGGCAGGGTAAGGAACTGGATGATTTGAGTCTTGAAGAGATGCGTTCCTTTAGTGATCTTATTGAAACGGATATTTATGATTTCATCAGCCTGGATGCCATGGTGGCTCGGCGTAACTCCCATGGTGGAACCGGATTTGATAACGTATCCGCGGCCGTGGATGCAGCAAAAAAGGAGCTTGGCATTTGA
- the folK gene encoding 2-amino-4-hydroxy-6-hydroxymethyldihydropteridine diphosphokinase — translation MNSPDSLPLTPVFLSIGTNMGNKIANIGLAIRRLRETEGIFIEALSKFYKTAPQNYTDQDWFVNAAIKINTAYSPEQLLEVLQAIEKEQDRDGKPFRFGPRRIDLDIIFYGQKVMSTATLVLPHPRMHERAFVLKPLCDIDKNLVHPVNGLTVGELFEQIKTDESQAVIALAKEETREIFY, via the coding sequence TTGAATTCCCCTGATTCTTTACCCCTGACCCCTGTTTTTTTAAGCATTGGCACCAATATGGGAAATAAGATTGCCAACATTGGCTTGGCCATCAGGCGTCTTCGGGAAACAGAAGGAATTTTTATTGAAGCCCTGTCAAAATTTTATAAGACAGCACCCCAGAATTATACGGACCAGGACTGGTTTGTGAATGCAGCCATTAAGATCAACACGGCGTATTCTCCAGAACAGCTTTTAGAGGTGCTGCAAGCCATTGAAAAAGAACAGGATCGGGACGGCAAACCCTTCAGATTTGGTCCGCGCAGGATTGATCTGGATATTATTTTTTATGGCCAAAAGGTGATGAGCACTGCGACTCTTGTGCTTCCCCATCCCAGAATGCATGAACGCGCTTTTGTATTAAAACCCCTTTGTGACATAGATAAAAATCTGGTTCACCCGGTAAACGGCTTGACCGTGGGTGAACTGTTTGAACAAATTAAAACAGATGAAAGCCAGGCCGTGATTGCCCTGGCTAAGGAGGAGACCCGTGAAATTTTTTATTGA
- the fsa gene encoding fructose-6-phosphate aldolase: protein MKFFIDTANIEQIKDANDMGMVDGVTTNPSLIAKEDGEFKDIIAQICQIVDGPVSAEVISLEYDGMVSEARELVKIADNIAVKIPMTVEGLKAVKTLSAEGIKTNVTLVFSALQALMAAKAGATYVSPFVGRLDDLAQEGMGLIEEIVQIFTNYDFDTQIIVASVRSQLHVLQSALMGADVATIPYGVLKKLAAHHMTDKGIESFLSDWNKKNK, encoded by the coding sequence GTGAAATTTTTTATTGATACAGCCAATATTGAACAGATCAAGGATGCCAATGATATGGGCATGGTGGATGGTGTGACCACCAATCCGTCCCTGATTGCCAAAGAAGATGGTGAGTTCAAAGATATCATTGCACAGATTTGCCAAATTGTTGATGGTCCCGTTTCCGCAGAAGTGATCAGTCTTGAGTATGATGGGATGGTATCCGAGGCCAGGGAACTTGTAAAAATTGCGGATAACATTGCCGTGAAAATTCCCATGACCGTGGAAGGGCTTAAGGCGGTTAAAACATTATCTGCCGAAGGCATTAAGACCAATGTAACTTTGGTATTTTCTGCGCTCCAGGCCCTTATGGCGGCCAAAGCCGGTGCAACCTATGTTTCTCCATTTGTGGGCCGCCTTGATGACCTAGCCCAGGAAGGCATGGGGCTTATCGAGGAAATTGTTCAAATTTTCACCAATTATGATTTTGATACCCAGATCATTGTGGCATCAGTGAGAAGTCAGCTCCATGTTCTGCAGTCAGCTTTGATGGGTGCGGATGTTGCCACCATTCCCTATGGCGTACTCAAAAAACTTGCCGCGCATCATATGACCGACAAGGGTATTGAATCCTTCCTTTCAGACTGGAACAAAAAGAACAAATAG
- a CDS encoding transcriptional regulator: MNNLTISHGYANDLDLWFGKIERKDGGKMTAGIEKTFKAMVRCAVGKDHTFVNMGTLANRTNVCYRTIERHVKILQEAELIKAVREEINGWKQTVYYFLAHPVIIKFRELRAGKTKPQQKPEETPKPDQPEAAPEIEPEAGQKLPERGNLETTRECHAPDRKNVGNLSDYTLYRLYIDTPPPSPPESVINHDRQEPATWAKVRESIIEKDQLNLAAKYLPCLEAEIENDSVILSGPNKVALQRIEKHYGQTLKDNFSFFGVKTLVFKVYSEERQRKKDAEQKLQDQIQRQQHKELQERILAERQQQESELNSLPLKKQFDVILNQYPRQTGKWQAWMTFKKLVQAGEIPETSKLLKIIGKNKMSQDWQRDNGRWIPGLSKFLKERRWLDETNT; encoded by the coding sequence TTGAATAATCTCACAATTTCGCATGGTTATGCGAATGACCTTGATTTGTGGTTTGGGAAAATCGAAAGAAAAGATGGCGGGAAAATGACTGCAGGAATCGAAAAAACTTTTAAGGCAATGGTAAGATGCGCGGTTGGTAAAGACCATACATTCGTGAATATGGGAACATTAGCCAACCGGACAAATGTCTGCTATCGAACCATTGAAAGACACGTCAAGATCCTTCAAGAAGCTGAGCTAATCAAGGCCGTAAGAGAAGAAATAAACGGCTGGAAGCAGACCGTGTATTATTTTCTTGCTCATCCTGTAATTATTAAATTCAGGGAATTAAGGGCTGGCAAAACAAAACCTCAGCAAAAGCCGGAAGAAACACCCAAACCGGATCAGCCGGAAGCGGCCCCAGAAATTGAACCTGAAGCTGGGCAAAAATTACCAGAAAGGGGCAACCTGGAGACCACCCGGGAATGTCATGCCCCGGATCGAAAAAATGTCGGCAATTTGTCGGATTATACCCTATATAGATTATATATAGATACTCCCCCTCCATCTCCCCCAGAATCAGTCATAAATCATGACCGCCAGGAACCTGCAACCTGGGCAAAAGTCAGAGAGAGTATTATTGAAAAGGACCAACTAAATTTAGCCGCTAAATATCTTCCCTGCCTGGAGGCTGAAATCGAGAACGACAGTGTAATCCTGTCAGGGCCAAACAAAGTAGCATTACAAAGAATCGAAAAACATTACGGCCAAACCCTCAAAGATAATTTTTCTTTTTTTGGCGTTAAAACCCTTGTCTTTAAAGTCTATTCGGAAGAACGCCAAAGAAAAAAAGATGCAGAACAAAAGCTGCAAGATCAAATTCAACGGCAGCAGCATAAAGAACTGCAGGAAAGGATTCTGGCTGAAAGACAGCAGCAGGAATCTGAATTAAATAGTTTGCCTCTCAAAAAACAATTCGATGTGATTTTAAATCAATACCCCCGGCAAACCGGCAAATGGCAAGCCTGGATGACTTTTAAAAAACTTGTTCAGGCTGGAGAAATACCAGAAACATCAAAACTTTTAAAAATCATTGGAAAAAACAAGATGTCCCAGGACTGGCAACGAGATAATGGCCGCTGGATACCTGGGCTGTCAAAGTTTTTGAAAGAAAGACGATGGTTAGATGAAACTAATACTTAG
- a CDS encoding 3'-5' exonuclease yields the protein MKLILSTENTGTESQDQVIELAIIDADTAQTLFNQRFKPSVFIKDQAGAVHGINLGALANLRTWADYHDHILEIIKSAESIMTYNADFDLRLMRQTAEAFDRVWPQLVPPCRDLGAVYADIAQIEFSEYYGTWKWQKLEVACQQQGIDVSDLKTHNALDDCRATQRLYKKLQAAFDAYWKPFVKPQSTSTKYLEFKENIEEISQLFSQSVPINHIHQKLTQAGKITMSYTHFTKFFKDYTESYVFLAKPDPKPGPKSANDRENEFKANKHEIIVLLNKGYSKAQIHRMLKAEGKWSTSYANFTEVCRQHNLKKYNKFNT from the coding sequence ATGAAACTAATACTTAGCACAGAAAATACCGGTACGGAAAGCCAGGATCAGGTTATAGAACTGGCGATCATTGACGCAGATACAGCCCAGACACTTTTTAATCAACGGTTCAAACCATCTGTTTTTATAAAGGACCAGGCTGGAGCTGTACACGGCATTAACCTTGGTGCCCTGGCAAATCTTAGGACGTGGGCAGATTACCATGATCATATTCTTGAGATTATTAAAAGTGCAGAGTCGATAATGACCTATAACGCTGATTTTGACTTAAGGTTAATGCGGCAGACAGCTGAGGCGTTTGATCGTGTCTGGCCCCAACTTGTTCCACCATGCCGGGATTTAGGGGCAGTGTATGCTGATATAGCTCAAATTGAATTCAGCGAATATTACGGTACCTGGAAATGGCAAAAATTAGAGGTGGCCTGCCAGCAGCAGGGTATTGATGTATCTGACCTCAAAACCCACAATGCACTTGATGACTGCAGAGCAACACAACGGCTGTATAAAAAATTGCAAGCGGCTTTTGACGCATACTGGAAACCATTTGTCAAACCTCAGTCTACTTCCACTAAATATTTAGAATTTAAAGAAAATATAGAAGAGATATCACAGCTGTTTTCTCAAAGCGTGCCTATCAATCATATTCATCAAAAACTTACTCAGGCCGGTAAAATAACCATGTCATACACACATTTTACCAAGTTTTTTAAAGACTATACGGAAAGTTATGTGTTTTTAGCCAAGCCTGATCCGAAACCGGGGCCGAAATCAGCCAACGATAGAGAAAATGAATTCAAGGCCAATAAACATGAAATTATTGTGCTTCTAAACAAGGGCTATTCCAAAGCCCAAATTCATAGAATGTTAAAAGCAGAAGGCAAGTGGAGTACCAGCTATGCAAATTTCACAGAAGTCTGCCGCCAGCATAACCTCAAAAAATACAATAAATTTAATACATGA
- a CDS encoding TraK family protein codes for MNLKPTCKSQYLAVHTEAKQLLDQGYTKKTVFDYFVAQKKITMSYKAWVKIVDNYDQKSPFSRKKKTSTARKTIGQSLGSKKGKFSHSNDPYPQETDSIVEEKENEKPFNLIKKG; via the coding sequence ATGAATTTAAAACCGACATGTAAAAGTCAATATTTGGCAGTCCACACTGAAGCCAAGCAGCTGCTGGACCAGGGTTATACGAAAAAAACAGTTTTTGATTATTTTGTGGCCCAGAAAAAAATCACGATGTCATACAAAGCCTGGGTGAAAATAGTTGATAACTACGACCAGAAATCACCGTTCTCTCGAAAAAAGAAGACTTCAACAGCTCGAAAAACCATAGGGCAAAGCTTGGGTTCAAAAAAGGGAAAGTTCAGTCATTCAAACGATCCTTACCCACAAGAAACTGACTCTATTGTGGAAGAAAAAGAAAATGAAAAACCGTTTAACCTTATCAAAAAAGGGTAG